A segment of the Candidatus Polarisedimenticolia bacterium genome:
GCCGGCCAGGCCGCTTCCCCGGGGGGTGCGGCGCGCCCCCGCCAGGAGCTCTCCGCTGACCGGATGGCGCACGTCGCCGAAGGCGTTGACCACCGCCAGCGCGCCGACCGCCAGGCTGCCGCGGCGCAGCGTCGCGATGCCGACGCCCCCCTTCATGGCACGTGGCATACCGTAATACTTTCCCACCGTCGCGCCCGTCCCGGCCCCGACGCTTCCTTCCGCCACGCGCGACGCACGGGCGGCGCGGCAGGCGCGCCGCGCCATCGCCGCGTCGGGCCGCCGCCGCGAGCTTCCCACGCCCAGATCGAACAGGATGGCCCCGGTGACGATCGGGATGCGCACCCCGCGAACCGGAAAGCCGACCCGCCGTCCTTCCAGGTAGGTCATCACGCCGGCCCCTGCGTCCAGGCCGAAGCCGCTGCCGCCGGCGAAGAAGATGGCATGCACCCTTTGCACCCGGTGGCCGGGCAGCGCCACCGTGGGATTGCGCAGCGAGGAGCCGCCGCCGCGCACGTCCAGCCCGCACACCGCCCCCTTCTCGCACAGCACCACCGTGATGCCGGTGGCCGCGCGACGATCGCTCGCATGCCCGATGCGGACTCCCGGAAGACCCAAGCTCCCTCCTGTCGTTTCATGCCTCCGGCCGGCGCATCGTATCACCTCTCGACTCCTCGCCTCCGCGGCCGCCGCGCGGCGATCGAGCCTCTTTCCCGGAGCGCCGCGACGATGATTGACAGCCAGAAGGGCCCCGCCTATCCTGTGCGGGTCATCGTCGAGGAAAAAATCTTGAGCTCGCCCATCAAGGTCGTGCAGTTCGGCATGGGGCCCATCGGCGTCGCGCTGGCCAAGGAAGTGCTGTCGCGCGCCGATCTGGAGCTGACCGGCGCCGTGGACCGGGCGCCGGGAAACGCTGGCCGGCCGCTCGACGAGCTGGTGGGGCCGCAGGCGCACAACCTGCCGCGCGTCGTGCCGAACCTCGGGGATCTGCCGACGCCTCCGCAGCCGCGTGTCGTCCTGCACGCCACCGGCTCCCGCCTCAAGGAGGTGATGCCGCAGCTGGAGGAGATCCTGTCGATGGGGTACCACTGCGTCTCCTCGTGCGAGGAGCTCTCTTACCCCTTCCTGCGGCATCCCGAGCTCGGACAGCGTCTGGACGATCTGGCGAGGCGCAACGGCGTCGGCCTGGTCGGCGCCGGGATCAACCCGGGCTTCGCGCTCGATCTGCTGCCGGCGCTGCTGGCCACCGCCTGCCGGCGCATCGACCGGGTCGAGGCGCTGCGCTCCGTCGAGGTGACCGACCGCCGCGAGCCGCTGCAGCTGAAAGTGGGGATGGGGCTGACGCTCGAAGCCTACCGGACCAAGGAGCAGGCGGTGGGAGGCATGGGGCACGTGGGGCTGGCCGAATCGGCGGCGCTATTGGGATCGGCCTTGGGCTGGAGCACGCGGGGCATCGAGGAGTCGAGCGAGCCGGTGATCGCGCAGCACGAGATCACCATGGGAAGCCGCACTTTCGAGCCCGGAACGGTGCTCGGCACGCGGACGCGCGCGGTTCTCAAGGTGGACGGGGAGGACCGCCTCCTCCTTCAAGTGACGATTGCCGCGGCGGTCGGCAGGGAAGAAGATCACATCATGCTGGAGGGGGACCCGACCCTCGAGCTGGTCATTCCCGGAGGAATTCCGGGGGATTCCGCCACTGCTTCCATCCTGGCAAGCATGGCTCGGCGGATTGTGGCCGTCCCCCCCGGCCTGCATAGCGTTCTGACGCTTCCGGTGGTGCCCCCCGGCCCACCGAGACTGGTCTGAAGCCCCCTACATCGACAGCTCGGCTTCCTCCGACAGGAAGTAGGAGCCGCAGACCCGATCCAGGGTCGTGGCGTCGAGCGACGGCTCGCCCCCGGCGAAGCGCGCGGCATCCACCACCTTGTCCAGGAGGTCGCGCGGATGGCAGCAGCGGACCGGGATCCCCTGCTTGCCGTAGTACTCCTCGAACAGGTAATCCACCGCCCATTCCCCGCCGGCCACGTGGTGCCGCTCGCACTCGCGCAGGAAGATCTCGCGGTATTCGGCGCGCGACGGATCGGTAATGGCGATCTTGTAGCGGATGCGCCGCAGGAACGCCTCGTCCACCAGGTCGTGCGGACGCAGGTTGGTGGCGAAGATCACGAGGCTGCGGAAGGGGACCGGGAACTTGCGACCGGTGTGCAGCGTCAGGTAGTCCACGGCGCGGTCCAGCGGCACGATCCAGCGGTTCAGCAGGTCGCGCGGCTGGACGAGCTGGCGTCCGAAGTCGTCGAGGATGAAGACGCCGCCGTTCGACTTCATCTGCAGCGGCGCCTGGTAGAAGCCCTCCCGCTCGTTGAAGATGAGATCCAGCATCTCCAGCGTCAGCTCGCCGCCGCTGAAGACCACGGGCCGGCGGGCGCGCACCCAGCGGCGATCGCGCAGGTCGCCCGACAGCGGCGTGTCTTCCGATCCGGCCGTCTCCTCGTCCCCATGGAATACGGGGTCGTAGACCTTGATCACCTGCTGGTCCATCTCGACGGCGTGCGGGATGTGGATGGCTCCCCCCAGGGCCCGCCCGATCGCCTCGGCCAGCATCGTCTTGCCGTTGCCGGGGGCGCCGTACAGGAACAGGGTCTTGCGCGCCGCCACCGCCGGACCGACGCGCTCCAGCAGCCCGGGCTGCATCACGATGTGGGAGAAAGCCTCGCGCAGCCGGTCGGCGGGAATGCGCTCCAGCCCGAGGTTCTGCAGCGTCACGCGCCGGGAGTATTCGGCCAGGGACACCGGCGCCGGGCCGACATAGCGGCTCACGGCCATCGCCTCGCGGGCCCGGTCCCGCCCGGCGGAGAGGATGCAGTATCGATAGGCCGCGCGGCTGGGGCCGTCGTTCCCCTTCATCTCGATGAGTCGCTCGCGCTTGAGCGCCTCGAGCGTCCCTTCCAGGACGTTGAAGGGCAGGCGCAGCGCGTCGGCGAGCTCGGTGCCGCGCATCTCGTTCTGGTAGTACAGGGTCTTGAGCGTCAGGTCGAAGAGAAAGGCGGCCGAGAGCCCGGTTTCCTCGGGGGTCCTGGGCGCGCGGGGAGTTTCCGAGTCGTGCGTCGTAGCGTTGATGACTTCCATCGCGGTCCGCGTGCTCATCTCATGCCTCCTTGGGTTCGATTTCGATCCGGTCGCCGATGCGGGTCCGGCTGCGCCGGACGGTGCCTGCCGGGAGCTCCAGGACGGTCCTCGCCTTCCAGCGGATCGGGGCGAAGCGTCCGGGGGAGAGGTTCTCCTCCAGCCCCACGACGTTGCGGTCGCGGTCCAGGAAAACCACGTCGATCGGAAAGGCCATGCCGTGCGTGTGGATGCTCCGGCACGGGACGATCCATAGCGCCTCGCCGCTCTCCAGCCCCGTGCGCCCGGTCAGGCCGCGCAGGCGGGTCCAGAAGGTGTCGGCCTTGACCACCTGAGTGGCCAGCTCGGCTTCGCTGCGGGGATTCACGGCGCGCATCGCAGCCCCCTCATTTGGCCGTCGCCTGGATCGTGTCGCTGAAGATCCGGGCGAGGTTCAGGAAGGCCGGGCCGAGGATCACCACCAGCAGCGCGGGGAAGATGCAGAACAGGAGCGGGAAGATCAGCTTGATCGTCGTCTTGGCGGCGGCCTCCTCGGCGCGCTGGATGCGCTCGGTGCGCAGGCAGTCGGAGTGGACGCGCAGCGACTTGGCGACGCTGGTCCCGAACTTGTCGGTCTGGATCAGCATGGCGGCCAGGGCGATGATGTCGTCGACGCCCGTGCGCTCGCCCAGGTTCTTGAGGGCCTCGACGCGCGTCCTGCCGGCCCGGATCTCCAGATTGACCAGCTTCAGCTCCTCGCTGATCTCCTGGTGCGTCCGCTCCAGCTCCTCGGAGACCTTCACGATCGCCTGGTTCAGCCCCATGCCGGCTTCCACGCAGATGACCAGCAGGTCCAGCGCATCCGGCAGGCTCAGCTTGAGGCGGTGCTGGCGGCCGCGCGCCTGGCTCTTCAGGACCATCTTGGGCAGCATCATGCCGAGCAGCGCCAGCAGGGCGGTGATGAGGAAGCGTGTCGCCGGCATCATGTGGATCTTGAGGGTGCCCAGGAAGAACGCCGTGGGCATGCACACCATGCAGACCAGGCGGATGGTGTTGTAGGTGGACAGCGCGGTGCCGGTGCGGTGCCCCGCGTAGTGCAGCAGCTTCTGGGTCTTGGAGGCACTGGCCATCGAGATCGGCGTGCGCAGCATGCGCTTCCGCAGGAAGCCGGCCTGGCGCGAGTCCACCGGCGTGGTGGCCAGTGCCGGGCCGAGGCCCTCCGTCGCGGCCGCGATCGAGGATTCCGGGAGCCGTCCCAGGCGATCCACCGCGGCGCGGCGGGGCTTGAGGGCCAGGTAGGCGGCGGCCGACAGCGAGATCGTGAACGTGGCGATCAATCCGAAGAGGACGGTCATCTCGATATTCATCGGCTATACCTCGATGTTGACGATCTTGCGGATCCACAGCAGCCCGACCAGCTGCATCACCCCGGCGGCAATCAGCAAGCGGATACCCCAAGTATCGTTGAAGATGATCTTCATGTACTCGTAGTTCAGGCAGAGCGTGATGAGTCCCATCACCGGCGGCAGGCACATCAGGATGATGCCGGTCAGCTTCGCCTGCGCCGTGTGCACCTTGAGCTGCCGCCAGATGCGGAAGCGCTCGCGGATGGTGGTCGAGATCTTTCCCAGCAGCTCTGCCAGGTTGCCGCCCGACTGGCGCTGGATCAGCACCGCCACCACGAACAGCTTGAGGTCGAGCAGGGCGACGCGATCCAGCAGGTTCATCAGGGCGCTCTTCATCGGCAACCCGTAGTTCTGCTCCTCGAAGACCCGCTGGAACTCTTTGCCGACCGGGTCAGGCATCTCGTCGGCGATCATCTTGATGCCGGTGTTGAAGGCGTGGCCGGCGCGGATGGCCCGGGCCAGCAGGTCGATGGCGTCAGGGAACTGCGCCTCGAAGCGGCGGAAGCGCTTGTTGCGGATTCGGACCA
Coding sequences within it:
- a CDS encoding P1 family peptidase, translating into MGLPGVRIGHASDRRAATGITVVLCEKGAVCGLDVRGGGSSLRNPTVALPGHRVQRVHAIFFAGGSGFGLDAGAGVMTYLEGRRVGFPVRGVRIPIVTGAILFDLGVGSSRRRPDAAMARRACRAARASRVAEGSVGAGTGATVGKYYGMPRAMKGGVGIATLRRGSLAVGALAVVNAFGDVRHPVSGELLAGARRTPRGSGLAG
- a CDS encoding dihydrodipicolinate reductase is translated as MIDSQKGPAYPVRVIVEEKILSSPIKVVQFGMGPIGVALAKEVLSRADLELTGAVDRAPGNAGRPLDELVGPQAHNLPRVVPNLGDLPTPPQPRVVLHATGSRLKEVMPQLEEILSMGYHCVSSCEELSYPFLRHPELGQRLDDLARRNGVGLVGAGINPGFALDLLPALLATACRRIDRVEALRSVEVTDRREPLQLKVGMGLTLEAYRTKEQAVGGMGHVGLAESAALLGSALGWSTRGIEESSEPVIAQHEITMGSRTFEPGTVLGTRTRAVLKVDGEDRLLLQVTIAAAVGREEDHIMLEGDPTLELVIPGGIPGDSATASILASMARRIVAVPPGLHSVLTLPVVPPGPPRLV
- a CDS encoding ATP-binding protein — translated: MSTRTAMEVINATTHDSETPRAPRTPEETGLSAAFLFDLTLKTLYYQNEMRGTELADALRLPFNVLEGTLEALKRERLIEMKGNDGPSRAAYRYCILSAGRDRAREAMAVSRYVGPAPVSLAEYSRRVTLQNLGLERIPADRLREAFSHIVMQPGLLERVGPAVAARKTLFLYGAPGNGKTMLAEAIGRALGGAIHIPHAVEMDQQVIKVYDPVFHGDEETAGSEDTPLSGDLRDRRWVRARRPVVFSGGELTLEMLDLIFNEREGFYQAPLQMKSNGGVFILDDFGRQLVQPRDLLNRWIVPLDRAVDYLTLHTGRKFPVPFRSLVIFATNLRPHDLVDEAFLRRIRYKIAITDPSRAEYREIFLRECERHHVAGGEWAVDYLFEEYYGKQGIPVRCCHPRDLLDKVVDAARFAGGEPSLDATTLDRVCGSYFLSEEAELSM
- a CDS encoding DUF192 domain-containing protein, whose amino-acid sequence is MRAVNPRSEAELATQVVKADTFWTRLRGLTGRTGLESGEALWIVPCRSIHTHGMAFPIDVVFLDRDRNVVGLEENLSPGRFAPIRWKARTVLELPAGTVRRSRTRIGDRIEIEPKEA
- a CDS encoding type II secretion system F family protein; its protein translation is MNIEMTVLFGLIATFTISLSAAAYLALKPRRAAVDRLGRLPESSIAAATEGLGPALATTPVDSRQAGFLRKRMLRTPISMASASKTQKLLHYAGHRTGTALSTYNTIRLVCMVCMPTAFFLGTLKIHMMPATRFLITALLALLGMMLPKMVLKSQARGRQHRLKLSLPDALDLLVICVEAGMGLNQAIVKVSEELERTHQEISEELKLVNLEIRAGRTRVEALKNLGERTGVDDIIALAAMLIQTDKFGTSVAKSLRVHSDCLRTERIQRAEEAAAKTTIKLIFPLLFCIFPALLVVILGPAFLNLARIFSDTIQATAK
- a CDS encoding type II secretion system F family protein, which encodes MLLPIFLVFCATSLMVIGVSMLLVRQQSRSVDKLMTARVSAVLAAAGAGEEELSILKDSTLSGIGPLQQLLLRFRAGGKMKRLLEQADLKMKTGTFALWIAVCAVAGFLGALGFRLGVLLAIPIGVALAFLPILIVVRIRNKRFRRFEAQFPDAIDLLARAIRAGHAFNTGIKMIADEMPDPVGKEFQRVFEEQNYGLPMKSALMNLLDRVALLDLKLFVVAVLIQRQSGGNLAELLGKISTTIRERFRIWRQLKVHTAQAKLTGIILMCLPPVMGLITLCLNYEYMKIIFNDTWGIRLLIAAGVMQLVGLLWIRKIVNIEV